The DNA region TGATTATTTATATGAAAATGGGGTGAATTTATTTTATTTTAGGAATCTAAGAAATATTATTGTAAAAGAATAATTAATTTACATAAAAATGTATTTTTAAGTAAAAAACCCTTGACAAAGTTCTTTAATTTCAATATAATCACATTTTATTTCATTCCGGATTAGCTCAGCGGTAGAGTAGTCGGCTGTTAACCGATTGGTCGTAGGTTCGAATCCTACATCCGGAGCCATATATTAATTTTTTTTTATTTTAATACTTCTTTTAACTGTCTATAAAATAACTTATAATTTTATTCGATTTATACTTTGTTAGCGCTTTGATTAAAATTGAATTATTTTAAGAAATGATCTTGATATGATATAGTATTTATATTTTATTTAATATTTTTATAAGATTTTGATATAATGATTTTTATAAAGAATACAAATTTAAGAAAGATAAAACATGGCATCTAAAATTTTACTTTTAGAAGATGATTTAAGCTTAAGTGAAATCATTGAAGAGTTCTTAAATGAGGAGGGGTATGAAGTATTTTTATGTGATAATGCCCAAGAGGCTTTAAATTTAGCCTATGAAAAACATTTTGATCTTTGGATTTTTGATGTTAAAATACCCTTGGGTAATGGTTTTTCTTTACTTAAAGAATTAAGAGAAAGTGGCAAACAAACTCCTGCTATTTTTATGACATCTTTAAATACAACTAATGATTTAAAGGAAGGTTTTAGTGTGGGTTGTGATGATTATATAAAAAAACCTTTTGAATTAGCCGAACTTTCTATTCGAATTAAAGCTTTGCTTAAAAGAACTTTTTTTCATAAAAATCAAGATTTTGAAGAATTAGGAGATGGTTTTAGATTTGAATTAGTTTCCCAAATTCTTTATTTTAATGATAAGGCTCTGACTTTACCAAGTAAAGAGATTAAACTTTTGTCTTTATTACTTAAAAATAAAAATCATTTTTTAAGTGTAGAAAGAATTTTTGAAGAGCTTTGGGATTATGATGAAGAACCAAGTGAGTTAAGTTTAAGAGCTTATATAAAAAATTTACGTAAAATTTTAGGAAAAGAAAAAATTATTAATCAAAGGGGAAGAGGGTATTGTTATGGCTAAAAAAGTTATACGACAAATTTTATTGATTTACCTTACTACTACAGGTATTTTTTTAACAATTTTTTTTATCTTGTGGTATCAAAAACTTAATGAAGAATTGATAGTATCTAAAGGTTTGTCTTTAAGAGAAAGTCATAGAAATATTGTGATTAGTATTTTAAATTCTCGTTTTGTGCCTATAAAATTAAGTGCAAAAAATATCGCTCAAAGTACAGGTTTAAAATTTGCTATATTTGATGTTAATAATATTCTTTTTAATAATGCAGATTTTGATCTTAAAAAAGTAAAACCTGAATTTAAAGATAAAGGTATTTATGATGGTAAAATTTTTTTCCTCGCTCCTATGAGTACAGATTATTATTTTTTAAGGCATATTAATAATAAAAAAATTGATATAAATGGTAGCTTACAAATTTTAATCCAAGGTGAAGATGTGAGTAAAGATTTATTTTGGATTAGAATGAAAGTTTTTGGTGTTTCTTTGGTAGCTTTTTGTATTTTGGGTTTGGTAGCTTATATTTTAGTAAAAATTGCTTTAAAACCTTTAGAAGATAAGATTATTACACTTAATAGTTTTATTAAAGATTCAACACATGAATTAAATACCCCATTAAGCGTTATTTTAACAAGTATAGAGCAACTTAAACATGAAGATTTAGAAAATAATCATAAATTTTTAAGAATAAAACTAGCTGCAAAAACTTTATCTCAAGTGTATTCTGATCTTGTTTTTTATAATTTTCCCCATACTTTAGAAAATGAAAAACAAGAATTTGATATGCAAGTATTGCTTCAAGAGAGATTAGAATATTTTAAAATCTTTTTTGAGCAAAAGAAAATTACTTTGAAGCTTGATTTGCACTATTCATATATTTTTGCACCTAAAAGTCAAATTTCTAAATTAATAGATAATCTTTTAAGTAATGCTATTAAATATAATAAAAAAAATGGAGAAATTGTTATTGTTTTAAAAGAGAGATTTTTAAGTATTGCTGATACAGGTTATGGGATTTGCAAGAAACATTTAGGACGTATTTTTGATAGATATGCAAGATTTAATACTGATAAGGGTGGTTTTGGCATAGGTCTTTCTTTGGTAAAAAAAATTTGTGATGAGAATGCTATTAAAATTGTTTGTGAATCTATAGAGAATGAAGGAAGTGTTTTTACATTAACTTGGTAAAATCAGCAAGGTTTTACCTTGCTGAAAAAAGGGTTACATCATGCCACCCATGCCACCCATGCCACTCATATCAGGCATAGCTGGTTTATCTTCTTTAATTTCACTAATAGTTGCCTCTGTTGTTAAAAGCATACTAGCTACTGAAACTGCATTAAGTAAAGCTATTCTTTCTACTTTAACAGGATCTATAATGCCACTTTCTAGCATATCAACATATTCACCTTTTGCAGCATCAAAACCTGTATTTTCATCTTTAGCATTTTCTACGCTATTAACAACTACTCCTGCATCAAAGCCAGCATTTTCAGCAATTTGTCTTAAAGGTGCTCTTAAGGCTCTTTCAACAATAGCTGCACCTATGGCTTCATCGCCTTTTAAATCAAGTTTGATTTTAGCTTTTGCTTTAATTAAGGCTGCGCCACCACCAATAACTATACCTTCTTCAACTGCTGCTTTAGTAGCGCTTAAAGCATCATCAACGCGATCTTTTTTCTCTTTCATTTCAGTTTCTGTTGCTGCACCTACTTTTATAACTGCAACTCCACCGCTTAATTTTGCAAGTCTTTCTTGTAATTTTTCTTTATCATAATCTGAAGTTGTTTCAGCAATTTGTGTTTTAATTTGATTAATTCTTGCATCAATATTAGCTTTTTGACCTGAACCATTAACTATAGTAGTATTGTCTTTATCAATAATTACACTAGAGGCTTGTCCAAGATCTTGTATAGTAGCGCTTTCAAGTGTTCTTCCAAGCTCTTCAGAAATGACTTCTCCACCTGTTAAAATTGCTATATCTTCAAGCATGGCTTTTCTTCTATCACCAAAACCTGGAGCTTTTACAGCAGAGATATTTAATACTCCACGAAGTTTATTTACAACCAAGGTTGCAAGTGCTTCACCTTCAATATCTTCAGCGATAATTAAAAGAGGCTTGCCTGTTTTTTGAATTTGTTCTAATACAGGTAGTAAATCTTTTAAATTAGTGATTTTTTTATCAAAAAGTAAAATATAAGGATTTGAAAGCTCTGCTATCATTTTATCTGCATTGGTAATAAAATAAGGACTTAAATAGCCTCTGTCAAATTGCATACCTTCAACAACATTTAATTCATCATTAATTGATTTTGCTTCTTCAACAGTAATAACCCCATCTTTACCTACTTTTTCCATGGCATCAGCAATTAAAGCACCGATTTTTTCATCAGAATTAGCTGAAATTGTTGCAACTTGTGCAATTTCTTTTTTACCTTTTACTTCACGAGAAAGTTTTTTAAGTTCATTTACAATGGCTTCGCAGGCTTTATCCATACCTCTTTTTACTTCTATAGGATTAGCTCCTGCTGTAATATTTCTTAAACCTTCTTTAAAAATTGCATGGGCTAATACTGTAGCAGTTGTTGTTCCATCTCCTGCTTGATCTGCTGTTTTGCTAGCTACTTCTCTTACAAGAGAAGCACCCATGTTTTCAAGAGCATCTTTAAGTTCTACTTCTTTTGCAACGCTAACACCATCTTTAGTAATACTTGGAGCACCAAAACTTTTTTGAATTAATACATTGCGTCCGCGTGGTCCCATAGTTACTTTAACTGCATCATTAAGCTTTTTAACTCCTTCATAGAGTTTATTTCTTGCTTCGTCTGAAAAAATAATTTCTTTTGCCATTTTTTATCCTTTTATTTTAAAATTCCTAAGATATCATCTAAATTTAAAACTAAGTATTCATTATTATCAAGTTTGATTTCTGTTCCACCATATTTAGCAAATACAATTTTATCTCCATTTGATATATCATTGATTTCTTTGCTTATTGCTACTACTTCACCCATTAAAGGTTTTTCTTTAGCATTATCTGGTATAATTATTCCAGAAGCTGTTGTTTTGGTTTCTTCTACGCGTTTGACTAAAACACGTTTTCCTAAAGGTTGAAAATTCATTTTTGTCCATCCTTAAAAAAATAATTTTTAGCACTCTTTAATTTTGAGTGATAAAATCATACTATAAAAAATGAATTTTGTCAATACTTTAAATAAAAATATTTATAAAAGTTTAGTTTAATAGACTAAGATTTATTTATAAAATAAACTAAAGGATAAAAAAATGAAAAAATTTTTTTATGGTTTTATAAGTTTAATATTTGTTATTTTTATGGTTTTATATATTATATTTTTTACAAGTTTTGGTAATAATATAATTGCAAATATAGCCCAAAATAAAATTAAACAAAGTACAGGTTTAAATGTCAATATTACACATATTAAACTAGGTTTTTCAAATCTTGATATCAAGGCAAATCTTGAAGATAAAGTTGATTTGAGTTTAAAGGGTGGGATTAGTTTTTTTAAACTTGGTTTTGACCTAGATTATATAATTTCTTTAAACCAAAACTCTATTGAAAATTCAATTTTAAATTCAAATTTTACGGGAAACATTCAAGGTAAAATAAATGATTTTGTTGTTGATGGACAAGGTTATTTATTTGGTTGTGAAGCAAAATTGAATATGAGATTACATGATTATAAGCTTATTGCTTTAAATTTAGATGCAAAAAGCTTTAAAATAGAAGATTTTTTAGAATTTTTGTCTTATCCTATTTATGTTAAAGGTTTATTAAGCGCTCAAGCTAAAATTTTAGAACAAGATTTAAAACCTAATGGAGATGTTATCATAAAACTTGATACACATTATATCAATTATGAGGCTATAAAAAGAGATTTTTCTTTAAATTTGCCCTTAAATTCTAATTTTGAGGCCCAAATAAAAGCTAAAATTAAAGATGATAAAATTTATATACTTACTAAAGCTTATAATGATTGTCTTGTTTTTCAAACGCAAAAAACTCTTTATGATATTAGCAATAATAATTTAGATACAGATTTTAGCTTATACATTCCTTCACTTGAAAAATTAGAAAAATTCACAAAAACAAAACTTAGTGGAGCTGTATCTGTGTTAGGTAAAGCACATGTGATTGATTATGTTTTATCTGATTTAAATGCTGAAGTTTTGGGTATGGGCGGCAAAATAAAGACTGGTTTAACAAATAATAAAATTTTTGTTGATATAAATAATGCAAGTCTTGAAAAAATATTAGCACTTGTAGGATATGGCGGCTTAATGAATGGAAATTTAAATGCAAGATTAATTGATGCAGATTTAGATTTTTCAAATTTTGATTTTAACGCTGAAATCGATAATGCAAAATTAAATACAAATGAGCTTAAAAAAATAACTAAATTAGAATTTCCAGAGACTATTTTTAGTTTAAATATTAAAGCAAATGCAAAAGATAATGATATTGTTTATAATACTATTTTAAATTCTAATTTATTAAATATTAAAGCGTTAAATGGTACTTATAATTTAAAAAATAAAGATTTTAATGCTAATTTAAATGCTTTTATGGATGATTTATCTCAATTTAGTGCTATAAATACTAATTTAAAAGCTAAGGCTAAATTAGATGCTTCAATCCACATTTTAGGTGTCCAAATAAAAAATTTAGATATAAATGCTAATTTGGCAAATAGTACTATAAAGGCAAATTCAAATGGTAAAAAACTTGATTTAAATATTGATAAACTTGACTTATCTCAGCTTTTTATTATAGCAGGTATGCCAAATTATGCTAGCGGAGTAATTAATGCAAAAGCACATTTAGACAATGTAGATTCAAATCATTTAAATGGTGTGATGAATTTAGAAGCTAAAGGTATGATGAATTCTACAATTTTAGATAAAATTTTTAATAAAAAATTTCCTAAAAATATTGTTTATAATTTAAATTCAGAATTTAATTTTAAAAAGAATATGATTTATTTTAATACGATTTTAAATTCTTCTTTGGCTAATTTAAGTCAATTTAAAGGTGATTTTGACACAAGTAAAATGCTTTTAAATTCTAATTTTGTTTTGAACATAGATGATTTTTCAAAATTAGGTTTTTTATTCAATAGAAAATTAAAGGGTAGGGCAGATTTTAATGGAATATTAAGTTTTGATAAAAATTTAAAATTAGTTTTAAATAGTTCAGATTTATTTAAAGGAAAACTTCAAAGTAGCTTTAAAGATGATGTTTTATTTGTAAATTTAAATGATGTGGATTTAAGTAGTTTGGCTCAAGGTTTGGATTTGATAGATATATATGAAGGTAAAGCAAGTATTAAAGCCAACTACCATCTTTTAAACCAACAAGGAGAAGTAGATTTAGATGTAAAAGAAGGTAAATTAAAGCCTAATCTTATTACCAATACTTTGAAAATTTTAACGCTTAAAGATATTACAAAAGATGTTTATAATATGGCTAGTGCTCGAGCTTTAATCAATAAAGAAAAAATCTTATTAAATTTAGATATGCAAGCAAATCGTTCTTATGTTTTGATTCAATCTGGTATATTAAATTTAAAAAATGGGGATTTAAATTTGCCTTTTGATATAAAATTAGATAAAGCTAATTTTAAAGGTAGTGTTAAAGGAAATGTGCAAAATCCTAAGATTAAATTAAATGCAGGAAGTGTGATAAATTCGATTAAGAATATAATTAAGGATAAGACAGATGAGGGTCTTGAAAAATCTAATAAAATAGATAAAACATTTGATCAATTATTAAATAGTATTTTTTAGGATAAATATAATGTTTAATGGACTTATTAGAGAAATTGCAAAGGTGAGATTTTATCAAGATAATATTTTAAGTTTAAAGGCTAATTATCGTCCACATTTAGGGGATAGTTTGGCTGTTAATGGAGCTTGTTTGAGTGTGGTAAATATCGATAAAGAAGGTTTTAAGGTAGAACTTTCTAAAGAGACGCGTAAGCATATTGTTATTGAAAATTTAAAAAATGAAGTTCATATAGAGCCTGCTTTAAGATACGGAGATAGAATTGATGGGCATTTAATGCAAGGACATATTGATTTTATAGGTGTGCTTGAAAATATTAAAAAAGAAGAAAATGGTATAGATTTTTTTATTTCTTTGCCTAAGATGGCTATGCCTTTTATGGCTCAAAAAGGCAGTATAGGTGTAGATGGAGTAAGTCTTACTATTAACGAAGTTATGCATAATGGCATTAGATTAACTATTATACCTATTACTTTTAAAGAAACTTTGTTTAAAAAATATCAAATAGGTAGAAAAATTAATATAGAAAGTGATCTATTTGCACGTTATATTTATACCCAGCTAAAAAATAAACAAGGATTGTCATGGGAAGATATAGACAGAATTTCTTATCTTTATTAGACAATGAAAAAGTAGGTATTTTTTGTGCTTATGATAAAGATTATAGTTCTTTTAGGGCTAAAATTTATTATGAAAATATTTTTTCACATTTGGGTATTAAAGGTATAAAACATTGT from Campylobacter hepaticus includes:
- a CDS encoding response regulator transcription factor — protein: MASKILLLEDDLSLSEIIEEFLNEEGYEVFLCDNAQEALNLAYEKHFDLWIFDVKIPLGNGFSLLKELRESGKQTPAIFMTSLNTTNDLKEGFSVGCDDYIKKPFELAELSIRIKALLKRTFFHKNQDFEELGDGFRFELVSQILYFNDKALTLPSKEIKLLSLLLKNKNHFLSVERIFEELWDYDEEPSELSLRAYIKNLRKILGKEKIINQRGRGYCYG
- a CDS encoding sensor histidine kinase, which gives rise to MAKKVIRQILLIYLTTTGIFLTIFFILWYQKLNEELIVSKGLSLRESHRNIVISILNSRFVPIKLSAKNIAQSTGLKFAIFDVNNILFNNADFDLKKVKPEFKDKGIYDGKIFFLAPMSTDYYFLRHINNKKIDINGSLQILIQGEDVSKDLFWIRMKVFGVSLVAFCILGLVAYILVKIALKPLEDKIITLNSFIKDSTHELNTPLSVILTSIEQLKHEDLENNHKFLRIKLAAKTLSQVYSDLVFYNFPHTLENEKQEFDMQVLLQERLEYFKIFFEQKKITLKLDLHYSYIFAPKSQISKLIDNLLSNAIKYNKKNGEIVIVLKERFLSIADTGYGICKKHLGRIFDRYARFNTDKGGFGIGLSLVKKICDENAIKIVCESIENEGSVFTLTW
- the groL gene encoding chaperonin GroEL (60 kDa chaperone family; promotes refolding of misfolded polypeptides especially under stressful conditions; forms two stacked rings of heptamers to form a barrel-shaped 14mer; ends can be capped by GroES; misfolded proteins enter the barrel where they are refolded when GroES binds) yields the protein MAKEIIFSDEARNKLYEGVKKLNDAVKVTMGPRGRNVLIQKSFGAPSITKDGVSVAKEVELKDALENMGASLVREVASKTADQAGDGTTTATVLAHAIFKEGLRNITAGANPIEVKRGMDKACEAIVNELKKLSREVKGKKEIAQVATISANSDEKIGALIADAMEKVGKDGVITVEEAKSINDELNVVEGMQFDRGYLSPYFITNADKMIAELSNPYILLFDKKITNLKDLLPVLEQIQKTGKPLLIIAEDIEGEALATLVVNKLRGVLNISAVKAPGFGDRRKAMLEDIAILTGGEVISEELGRTLESATIQDLGQASSVIIDKDNTTIVNGSGQKANIDARINQIKTQIAETTSDYDKEKLQERLAKLSGGVAVIKVGAATETEMKEKKDRVDDALSATKAAVEEGIVIGGGAALIKAKAKIKLDLKGDEAIGAAIVERALRAPLRQIAENAGFDAGVVVNSVENAKDENTGFDAAKGEYVDMLESGIIDPVKVERIALLNAVSVASMLLTTEATISEIKEDKPAMPDMSGMGGMGGMM
- the groES gene encoding co-chaperone GroES, encoding MNFQPLGKRVLVKRVEETKTTASGIIIPDNAKEKPLMGEVVAISKEINDISNGDKIVFAKYGGTEIKLDNNEYLVLNLDDILGILK
- the ribE gene encoding riboflavin synthase, which translates into the protein MFNGLIREIAKVRFYQDNILSLKANYRPHLGDSLAVNGACLSVVNIDKEGFKVELSKETRKHIVIENLKNEVHIEPALRYGDRIDGHLMQGHIDFIGVLENIKKEENGIDFFISLPKMAMPFMAQKGSIGVDGVSLTINEVMHNGIRLTIIPITFKETLFKKYQIGRKINIESDLFARYIYTQLKNKQGLSWEDIDRISYLY